A genomic segment from Juglans regia cultivar Chandler chromosome 14, Walnut 2.0, whole genome shotgun sequence encodes:
- the LOC108992963 gene encoding probable histone H2A.4, producing MEKKGAGGRRGGGGPKKKPVSRSVKAGLQFPVGRIGRYLKKGRYSQRVGTGAPVYMAAVLEYLAAEVLELAGNAARDNKKNRIIPRHVLLAVRNDEELGKLLAGVTIAHGGVLPNINPVLLPKKNDKAPKEPKSPSKATKSPKKA from the exons ATGGAGAAGAAGGGTGCGGGAGGAAGAAGAGGCGGTGGTGGCCCCAAAAAGAAGCCGGTTTCCCGGTCCGTCAAAGCCGGTTTGCAGTTCCCGGTCGGGAGGATTGGCCGATACTTGAAGAAAGGAAGGTACTCGCAGCGTGTTGGGACAGGTGCTCCTGTTTACATGGCTGCCGTACTCGAATACCTAGCTGCCGAG GTCTTGGAGTTGGCTGGAAATGCGGCTCGTGATAACAAGAAGAACAGGATAATCCCAAGACATGTTTTGCTGGCCGTTAGGAATGATGAGGAGCTTGGAAAGTTGCTTGCTGGTGTTACCATTGCTCATGGCGGTGTCCTTCCGAACATCAATCCTGTTCTCTTGCCTAAGAAGAACGACAAGGCTCCCAAAGAGCCCAAGTCTCCCTCCAAGGCCACCAAATCCCCAAAGAAGGCGTAG